In Arachis hypogaea cultivar Tifrunner chromosome 2, arahy.Tifrunner.gnm2.J5K5, whole genome shotgun sequence, a genomic segment contains:
- the LOC112755329 gene encoding methyl-CpG-binding domain-containing protein 4 → MTGAQENSHSKTPSTSTKRSGSSLGSVDEYAAQCKNCMKWRVIDTQEEFEEIRSKFIDEPFYCSKRGKSCDDPADLEYDSTRTWVMDKPNLPKAPEGFRRTLVLRKDYSKLDAYYITPTGKKLRTRNEIAGYLKDHPEHKGVSVTDFDFSSPKVMQDTVPEYFEQKDSATKRPKVVVKDEA, encoded by the exons ATGACGGGAGCTCAAGAAAACTCTCACTCCAAAACCCCATCTACTTCCACTaag AGATCAGGATCAAGCCTTGGTTCAGTTGATGAGTATGCTGCACAATGCAAGAATTGCATGAAATGGAGAGTGATTGATACTCAGGAAGAGTTTGAGGAGATTCGAAGCAAATTCATTGATGAACCATTTTATTGCAGTAAAAGGGGCAAGTCCTGTGATGACCCTGCTGATTTGGAATATGATTCAACTCGGACATGGGTCATGGACAAGCCTAACCTCCCTAAGGCTCCAGAAGGTTTCAGGAGAACCTTGGTGCTGAGAAAAGATTACTCTAAGTTGGATGCTTACTACATCACTCCCACAGGGAAAAAGCTAAGAACCCGCAATGAAATTGCCGGGTATCTGAAAGATCATCCGGAACACAAAGGCGTGTCTGTTACAGATTTTGATTTTTCATCCCCAAAGGTAATGCAAGACACCGTCCCGGAGTATTTTGAGCAGAAGGATTCAGCTACCAAAAGGCCTAAGGTGGTAGTCAAAGATGAAGCTTGA